In one Micromonospora polyrhachis genomic region, the following are encoded:
- a CDS encoding SigE family RNA polymerase sigma factor, which yields MDADRQSFEAYVRARTAALSRIAYLLTNDHHLAEDLVQQTFLRVASRWRRIVEAGDPDPYVRRVLYHQHVSWWRRASRRPEAPLSGTDRPVPDDADQVTVTLSVQQALAKLGPRQRAALILRYFEDFTEVLHHIADQARPARISPDTWPRARRRRRITTVLAVVAVTAVVGALTGTPLALDRTTQDDLRPARPAEPVVPSTVFPPLTGEDTIVENPPGPAAILVSGDEEMRGSDIWGWEGRSLVIGRDGGYRLVRTVSETTAGMAGGLLLSPDGRHLASGPGLEGATDGSGRTAVFNLTTGEGDRVRRRHADRLVPGRQIVADPPGALPHARPRGAATTAPIARPGHRDSAGVAQDPRHLPARELRSVLPGRRTGCGVDPGRHPHRRPEPGNSPQTRPPLARGPAGRTGGLASGRDRNRHLHSGHL from the coding sequence GTGGATGCCGACCGGCAGTCGTTCGAGGCGTACGTGCGGGCGCGCACTGCGGCCCTGTCCCGGATCGCCTATCTGCTGACCAACGATCACCATCTCGCCGAGGACCTGGTGCAGCAGACATTCCTCCGGGTGGCGAGCCGGTGGAGACGGATTGTGGAGGCAGGCGACCCCGACCCGTACGTCCGCCGGGTGCTCTACCACCAACACGTGTCGTGGTGGCGACGAGCCAGCCGGCGACCCGAAGCTCCGCTCTCCGGCACCGACCGACCGGTGCCCGACGATGCCGACCAGGTCACCGTGACGCTCTCGGTACAGCAGGCCCTGGCCAAGCTTGGTCCACGACAGCGGGCGGCCCTGATCCTGCGTTACTTCGAGGACTTCACGGAGGTGTTGCACCACATCGCCGATCAGGCCAGACCGGCGCGGATATCCCCGGACACCTGGCCCCGGGCGCGGCGCCGTCGGCGAATCACCACTGTGCTCGCGGTCGTGGCCGTGACGGCGGTGGTCGGTGCGCTGACCGGCACGCCGCTCGCGCTGGATCGGACCACCCAGGACGATCTTCGCCCGGCCCGACCCGCCGAGCCTGTGGTGCCGTCCACCGTCTTTCCGCCACTGACCGGTGAGGACACCATCGTCGAGAATCCACCCGGTCCGGCCGCCATCCTGGTCAGCGGTGACGAGGAGATGCGCGGCAGTGACATCTGGGGTTGGGAGGGACGCAGTCTCGTCATCGGTCGCGACGGCGGCTACCGACTGGTCCGTACGGTGAGTGAGACCACCGCCGGAATGGCCGGCGGCCTGCTGCTATCCCCAGACGGACGACATTTGGCGAGCGGTCCGGGGTTGGAAGGGGCGACGGACGGCAGCGGCCGGACCGCGGTCTTCAACCTGACCACCGGGGAAGGTGACCGAGTACGACGGCGACACGCCGATCGCCTGGTCCCCGGACGGCAGATCGTTGCTGATCCTCCCGGCGCCCTCCCTCATGCCCGACCTCGAGGTGCGGCAACTACAGCTCCGATTGCTCGACCTGGCCACCGGGACAGTGCGGGAGTTGCCCAAGATCCGCGGCACTTACCGGCCCGGGAACTTCGTAGCGTTCTCCCCGGACGGCGCACAGGTTGCGGTGTCGACCCAGGACGCCATCCACATCGTCGACCTGAACCAGGCAACAGTCCGCAAACTCGCCCCCCTCTCGCCCGCGGACCGGCTGGCCGGACCGGGGGCCTGGCTTCCGGACGGGACCGGAATCGCCATCTACACAGCGGACACCTGTGA
- a CDS encoding MIP/aquaporin family protein — MTQRMKLPGLLGELAAEFAGTMILILFGVGVVAQVAAAGIGDHDSIAWAWGLGVTLGVYVAARISGAHLNPAVTLALAVFKGFSWRKVLPYSLAQTLGAFIAALLVRWNYSEVLARVDPGHTIKTQGVFSTLPGNGELPVGQWGGLRDQVIGTAILLFVILALTDLRNSPPAANLTPVVIGLLVVGIGMAWGTNAGYAINPARDFGPRLASFLTGYETAFLDQYGDLYFWVPIVGPLVGGLIGAALYQLLVGRFLPTDGPLEPGRLPTPAETEPVKA; from the coding sequence ATGACGCAACGCATGAAACTCCCGGGCCTCCTCGGCGAACTGGCCGCCGAGTTCGCTGGCACCATGATCCTCATCCTCTTCGGGGTCGGAGTGGTCGCCCAGGTGGCCGCCGCCGGCATCGGTGACCACGACAGCATCGCCTGGGCGTGGGGGCTGGGAGTCACGCTCGGGGTCTACGTCGCCGCTCGGATCAGCGGGGCACACCTCAATCCGGCGGTCACCCTGGCGCTCGCCGTCTTCAAGGGATTCTCGTGGCGCAAGGTGCTGCCGTACAGTCTCGCCCAGACCCTCGGTGCCTTCATCGCCGCGCTGCTGGTCCGGTGGAACTACAGCGAGGTGCTGGCCCGGGTGGACCCGGGACACACCATCAAGACCCAGGGCGTCTTCTCCACCCTGCCCGGCAACGGCGAGCTGCCGGTCGGCCAGTGGGGCGGCCTGCGTGACCAGGTCATCGGCACCGCCATCCTGCTCTTCGTTATCCTGGCCCTCACCGACCTGCGTAACTCGCCCCCGGCGGCCAACCTCACCCCGGTGGTCATCGGCCTGCTCGTGGTGGGGATCGGCATGGCCTGGGGCACCAACGCCGGCTACGCGATCAACCCCGCCCGGGACTTCGGCCCCCGACTGGCGTCCTTCCTCACCGGGTACGAAACGGCCTTCCTCGACCAGTATGGTGATCTCTATTTCTGGGTGCCCATCGTCGGTCCGCTGGTCGGTGGCCTGATCGGCGCCGCGCTCTACCAGTTGCTCGTCGGCAGGTTCCTGCCTACCGACGGGCCACTCGAACCGGGCCGCCTACCTACCCCGGCCGAGACCGAACCGGTCAAGGCCTGA
- the glpK gene encoding glycerol kinase GlpK → MADFVGAVDQGTTSTRFMIFDHGGAEVGRHQLEHEQILPRAGWVEHNPVEIWERTSSVIRTAMNRHGLDASDLTALGITNQRETTVVWDRRTGRPYYNAIVWQDTRTDQIAAMLDRDGRGDVIRRKAGLPPATYFSGGKIQWILDNVDGARAAAERGDAIFGNTDSWLMWNLTGGVDGGAHVTDVTNASRTMLMDLETLDWDDELLSFFGIPRTMLPQIRPSSDATGYGETLSAGPLGGSVPLTAILGDQQAATVGQVCFAPGEAKNTYGTGNFMLLNTGTDIVRSRSGLLTTVCYQFGDQPAVYALEGSIAVTGSAVQWLRDQLGIISGAAQSEALAAQVEDNGGVYFVPAFSGLFAPYWRSDARGAIVGLSRYNTNAHLARATLESICYQTRDVTEAMAADSGVTLDVLKVDGGVTANRLCMQLQADILGVPVSRPVVAETTALGAAYAAGLAVGFWKSTDELRQNWNEQERWQPTWSPERRADGYTKWKKAVQRTLDWVEVD, encoded by the coding sequence ATGGCCGACTTCGTTGGTGCGGTGGACCAGGGCACCACGAGCACCCGCTTCATGATCTTCGACCACGGCGGTGCGGAGGTCGGCCGCCACCAACTCGAACACGAGCAGATCCTGCCCCGGGCTGGCTGGGTCGAGCACAACCCGGTGGAGATCTGGGAACGGACCTCGTCGGTCATCCGTACCGCGATGAACCGGCACGGCCTGGACGCCAGCGACCTGACCGCCCTGGGGATCACCAACCAGCGGGAAACCACGGTGGTCTGGGACCGTCGCACCGGGCGGCCCTACTACAACGCCATTGTCTGGCAGGACACCCGGACCGATCAGATCGCCGCCATGTTGGACCGGGACGGGCGCGGCGACGTGATCCGGCGCAAGGCCGGGCTACCGCCCGCGACGTACTTCTCCGGCGGCAAGATCCAGTGGATCCTGGATAACGTCGACGGGGCACGGGCGGCGGCCGAACGCGGGGACGCCATCTTCGGTAACACCGACAGTTGGCTGATGTGGAACCTCACCGGCGGAGTCGACGGCGGCGCGCACGTCACCGACGTCACCAACGCCAGCCGCACCATGCTGATGGACCTGGAAACCCTCGACTGGGACGACGAACTGCTCTCCTTCTTCGGTATTCCCCGGACGATGCTGCCGCAGATCCGCCCGTCGTCCGACGCCACCGGCTACGGCGAGACCCTGTCCGCCGGCCCGCTCGGTGGGTCGGTGCCGCTCACCGCCATCCTCGGCGACCAGCAGGCCGCCACCGTCGGCCAGGTCTGCTTCGCCCCGGGCGAGGCGAAGAACACCTACGGCACCGGCAACTTCATGCTGCTCAACACCGGCACCGACATCGTCCGGTCCCGGTCCGGGCTGCTCACCACCGTCTGCTACCAGTTCGGTGACCAACCCGCCGTGTACGCTCTCGAAGGCTCCATCGCGGTCACCGGCTCGGCCGTACAGTGGCTACGGGACCAGCTCGGCATCATCAGCGGTGCGGCCCAGAGCGAGGCGCTGGCCGCCCAGGTCGAGGACAACGGTGGGGTCTACTTCGTACCGGCCTTCTCCGGGCTGTTCGCCCCCTACTGGCGTTCCGACGCCCGGGGCGCGATCGTCGGGCTCTCCCGCTACAACACCAACGCCCACCTGGCCCGCGCCACCCTGGAGTCGATCTGCTACCAGACCCGGGACGTCACCGAGGCGATGGCGGCGGACTCCGGGGTCACCCTGGACGTGCTCAAGGTCGACGGTGGGGTGACCGCCAACCGGCTCTGCATGCAGTTGCAGGCCGATATCCTCGGCGTGCCGGTGAGCCGCCCGGTGGTGGCCGAGACCACGGCGCTGGGGGCCGCGTACGCCGCCGGTCTCGCGGTCGGCTTCTGGAAGTCCACCGACGAGCTCCGGCAGAACTGGAACGAGCAGGAGCGTTGGCAGCCGACCTGGTCGCCGGAGCGCCGCGCCGACGGCTACACCAAGTGGAAGAAGGCGGTCCAGCGCACCCTCGACTGGGTGGAGGTGGACTGA
- a CDS encoding linear amide C-N hydrolase: protein MSVTTIGSRRTAGFRSIRATIALSLTVVVAACSGTPVVDQRDVGPETVVSASRQSAAEAEQTLASLRRVDDLPLYAMTYTGDYDALVDLTATPTPSPFGCSLFMASGDPARPLYGRNFDWDPNPGLVLHTDPPDGFASISIVDMAYLGIRADPTGDRRLLNAPLLPFDGMNERGLVVGLAADDSGSLTSDPAKPTVGSVRILRLVLDQAATVDEAVAAISRYNLDFDDGPPLHYLIADASGASAVVEFVDGRMRVLPGGPRWQVLTNIRLADASEAARQRDRRYATMAAHLTGAGGTVDWRGAMEILRAVAQSHTRWSVTYEPRTGAVHVVTGQRWDTVHDFTLRMAG, encoded by the coding sequence ATGAGCGTTACGACGATCGGATCGAGGCGCACCGCCGGTTTCCGGTCCATCCGTGCGACGATCGCCCTGAGCCTGACCGTGGTCGTGGCGGCGTGTTCCGGAACCCCGGTGGTGGACCAGCGCGACGTCGGGCCCGAGACCGTCGTGTCGGCCTCCCGGCAGTCCGCCGCCGAGGCCGAGCAGACCCTGGCCAGCCTGCGCCGCGTCGATGACCTTCCGCTGTACGCGATGACCTATACCGGGGACTACGACGCACTGGTCGACCTGACGGCGACGCCAACCCCGTCCCCGTTCGGCTGCTCGCTCTTCATGGCGTCCGGCGATCCGGCTCGGCCACTGTACGGGCGAAACTTCGACTGGGACCCGAATCCCGGGCTGGTTCTGCACACCGATCCGCCGGACGGCTTCGCCTCGATCTCCATCGTGGACATGGCCTACCTCGGAATCAGAGCGGACCCGACCGGAGACCGACGGTTGCTCAACGCGCCGCTGCTGCCGTTCGACGGGATGAACGAGCGCGGCCTGGTGGTGGGACTGGCGGCGGACGACTCCGGCAGTCTCACCTCGGATCCCGCCAAACCCACCGTCGGCAGCGTACGGATCCTGCGACTGGTGCTCGACCAGGCCGCGACGGTCGACGAGGCGGTAGCGGCTATCAGCCGCTACAACCTGGACTTCGACGATGGGCCGCCGCTGCACTACCTGATCGCCGACGCGTCCGGGGCGTCCGCCGTGGTGGAGTTCGTCGACGGTCGGATGCGGGTGTTGCCAGGTGGTCCACGGTGGCAGGTGTTGACCAACATCCGGCTGGCTGACGCCTCGGAGGCGGCTCGGCAGCGGGACCGTCGTTACGCCACGATGGCGGCACACCTGACCGGAGCTGGCGGGACGGTCGACTGGCGAGGTGCCATGGAGATCCTTCGGGCGGTGGCGCAGTCACACACCCGCTGGTCGGTTACGTACGAGCCGCGCACCGGCGCGGTGCACGTGGTGACCGGCCAGCGGTGGGACACGGTGCACGACTTCACCCTGCGGATGGCCGGCTGA